In the Sarcophilus harrisii chromosome 3, mSarHar1.11, whole genome shotgun sequence genome, one interval contains:
- the ATG16L2 gene encoding autophagy-related protein 16-2 isoform X3, translated as MPGPGTLAPRSPLPSSCRWKLHIIRQLQQRDRRQKALFLDLVEAYHRLLEKSDLLAHITEKLPPEPPSELVHLPSGEEEKARPVLDSAQSPEDLRRKWEEEVDKVKLVCGEMAYQVVEKNMTLSSQDVMLEEQLGRLSALDARVHDLEETRQWLAEQVARQQDRIMEGKEAYDTLWAHTGHQEGALRQLEEEGRELVERLIQVKMQAAEDQNYCNERIERVKQARLSKELKKAMRRTVNISETLDPPNIVEAPAHKEELLEVETCEKRWKRPFRSASATSMTLARCMDVMKGLLDFRKRRGHSVSGTPEARYTSIPVCGVSCLPARAQDIQEAHRSEVNAVCFSSNSSLLATGGADRLIRLWNVVGGRLEADQMLEGAGGSVTSLEFEPSGCYLLAATYNKAAQLWKVGESQSKETLSGHTDKVTAAKFKLTRQQAVTGSRDRTVKEWDLNKVSCSRTIDGVSYCNDVVCGDHLIISGHNDQKIRFWDSRVPRCIQVIPVEGRVTSLSISSDQLHLLSCSRDDALKVIDLRANNIRQVFRADGFKCGSDWTKAVFSVSINAVAWCCAGTHVVSVDQGKKAVLWS; from the exons ATCACAGACTCTTGGAAAAATCAGACCTGTTGGCCCATATCACAGAAAAGCTGCCACCTGAACCTCCCAGTGAACTTGTTCATCTCCCTTCAGG ggaggaggagaaagcaaGGCCAGTGCTGGATTCTGCCCAGTCACCTGAGGACCTCAGAAGGAAATGGGAGGAAGAAGTGGATAAGGTCAAGTTGGTCTGTGGGGAG ATGGCATACCAAGTGGTAGAGAAGAATATGACCCTGAGCTCCCAGGATGTTATGCTGGAGGAGCAGCTGGGCAG GCTGTCAGCTCTGGATGCCAGGGTGCATGACTTAGAAGAGACACGTCAGTGGCTGGCGGAGCAGGTGGCCAGGCAGCAGGACAGGATCATGGAAGGGAAGGAGGCCTATGACACACTGTGGGCCCATACCGGCCACCAGGAAGGGGCCTTGAGACAGCTGGAGGAGGAAGGCCGTGAGCTAGTGGAAAGGCTGATCCAAGTCAAGATGCAAGCAGCTGAGGACCAGAATTACTGCAATGAGCGGATTGAGAG GGTCAAGCAAGCCAGGCTTTCCAAGGAGCTGAAGAAGGCCATGAGGAGGACAGTTAACATCTCTGA GACCCTGGACCCTCCAAACATTGTGGAGGCCCCTGCCCATAAGGAGGAGCTCTTGGAGGTAGAAACTTGTGAGAAACGATGGAAACGACCCTTTAG GTCGGCCTCCGCCACGTCCATGACCCTGGCACGCTGTATGGATGTGATGAAGGGGCTATTGGA TTTTAGGAAGAGAAGGGGTCATTCTGTGAGTGGGACCCCTGAGGCCCGATATACAAGTATTCCTGTGTGTGGGGTCTCCTGTCTCCCAGCCAGAGCTCAGGATATCCAG GAGGCTCACCGTTCTGAGGTTAATGCCGTCTGCTTCAGTTCCAACAGCAGCCTCCTGGCCACAGGCGGGGCTGATCGGCTCATCCGCCTCTGGAATGTGGTTGGAG GCCGCCTGGAAGCCGATCAGATGTTGGAAGGGGCCGGGGGGAGTGTGACGAGCCTGGAGTTTGAACCATCT GGCTGCTATTTGCTAGCAGCGACTTACAACAAAGCTGCCCAGCTCTGGAAGGTGGGCGAGAGCCAATCCAAG GAAACACTGTCTGGACACACAGACAAAGTGACAGCAGCCAAGTTCAAGCTGACCCGGCAGCAGGCAGTGACTGGGAGTCGAGACCGGACTGTGAAAGAGTGGGATCTCAATAAAGTGTCCT GCTCGCGAACTATCGATGGTGTCTCCTACTGCAACGACGTGGTATGTGGAGACCATCTCATCATCAGTGGTCACAACGACCAGAAGATTCGATTCTGGGACAGCAG GGTGCCCCGGTGCATACAGGTGATTCCTGTGGAGGGAAGGGTCACCTCTCTCAGCATCAGCAGTGACCAGCTGCACCTCCTCAGCTGCTCCCGGGATGATGCCCTTAAGGTCATTGACCTTCGAGCCAACAACATTCGCCAGGTCTTCAG GGCTGATGGCTTCAAGTGTGGTTCCGACTGGACCAAAGCCGTGTTCAG CGTCTCCATCAATGCGGTGGCCTGGTGCTGTGCTGGAACACATGTCGTAAGCGTGGATCAGGGGAAGAAGGCTGTGCTTTGGAGTTAG
- the ATG16L2 gene encoding autophagy-related protein 16-2 isoform X2 gives MPGPGTLAPRSPLPSSCRWKLHIIRQLQQRDRRQKALFLDLVEAYHRLLEKSDLLAHITEKLPPEPPSELVHLPSGEEEKARPVLDSAQSPEDLRRKWEEEVDKVKLVCGEMAYQVVEKNMTLSSQDVMLEEQLGRLSALDARVHDLEETRQWLAEQVARQQDRIMEGKEAYDTLWAHTGHQEGALRQLEEEGRELVERLIQVKMQAAEDQNYCNERIERVKQARLSKELKKAMRRTVNISETLDPPNIVEAPAHKEELLEVETCEKRWKRPFSFRKRRGHSVSGTPEARYTSIPVCGVSCLPARAQDIQEAHRSEVNAVCFSSNSSLLATGGADRLIRLWNVVGGRLEADQMLEGAGGSVTSLEFEPSGCYLLAATYNKAAQLWKVGESQSKETLSGHTDKVTAAKFKLTRQQAVTGSRDRTVKEWDLNKVSCSRTIDGVSYCNDVVCGDHLIISGHNDQKIRFWDSRVPRCIQVIPVEGRVTSLSISSDQLHLLSCSRDDALKVIDLRANNIRQVFRADGFKCGSDWTKAVFSPDKNFALAGSADGGLYIWNLDSGKLETSLYGPHSVSINAVAWCCAGTHVVSVDQGKKAVLWS, from the exons ATCACAGACTCTTGGAAAAATCAGACCTGTTGGCCCATATCACAGAAAAGCTGCCACCTGAACCTCCCAGTGAACTTGTTCATCTCCCTTCAGG ggaggaggagaaagcaaGGCCAGTGCTGGATTCTGCCCAGTCACCTGAGGACCTCAGAAGGAAATGGGAGGAAGAAGTGGATAAGGTCAAGTTGGTCTGTGGGGAG ATGGCATACCAAGTGGTAGAGAAGAATATGACCCTGAGCTCCCAGGATGTTATGCTGGAGGAGCAGCTGGGCAG GCTGTCAGCTCTGGATGCCAGGGTGCATGACTTAGAAGAGACACGTCAGTGGCTGGCGGAGCAGGTGGCCAGGCAGCAGGACAGGATCATGGAAGGGAAGGAGGCCTATGACACACTGTGGGCCCATACCGGCCACCAGGAAGGGGCCTTGAGACAGCTGGAGGAGGAAGGCCGTGAGCTAGTGGAAAGGCTGATCCAAGTCAAGATGCAAGCAGCTGAGGACCAGAATTACTGCAATGAGCGGATTGAGAG GGTCAAGCAAGCCAGGCTTTCCAAGGAGCTGAAGAAGGCCATGAGGAGGACAGTTAACATCTCTGA GACCCTGGACCCTCCAAACATTGTGGAGGCCCCTGCCCATAAGGAGGAGCTCTTGGAGGTAGAAACTTGTGAGAAACGATGGAAACGACCCTTTAG TTTTAGGAAGAGAAGGGGTCATTCTGTGAGTGGGACCCCTGAGGCCCGATATACAAGTATTCCTGTGTGTGGGGTCTCCTGTCTCCCAGCCAGAGCTCAGGATATCCAG GAGGCTCACCGTTCTGAGGTTAATGCCGTCTGCTTCAGTTCCAACAGCAGCCTCCTGGCCACAGGCGGGGCTGATCGGCTCATCCGCCTCTGGAATGTGGTTGGAG GCCGCCTGGAAGCCGATCAGATGTTGGAAGGGGCCGGGGGGAGTGTGACGAGCCTGGAGTTTGAACCATCT GGCTGCTATTTGCTAGCAGCGACTTACAACAAAGCTGCCCAGCTCTGGAAGGTGGGCGAGAGCCAATCCAAG GAAACACTGTCTGGACACACAGACAAAGTGACAGCAGCCAAGTTCAAGCTGACCCGGCAGCAGGCAGTGACTGGGAGTCGAGACCGGACTGTGAAAGAGTGGGATCTCAATAAAGTGTCCT GCTCGCGAACTATCGATGGTGTCTCCTACTGCAACGACGTGGTATGTGGAGACCATCTCATCATCAGTGGTCACAACGACCAGAAGATTCGATTCTGGGACAGCAG GGTGCCCCGGTGCATACAGGTGATTCCTGTGGAGGGAAGGGTCACCTCTCTCAGCATCAGCAGTGACCAGCTGCACCTCCTCAGCTGCTCCCGGGATGATGCCCTTAAGGTCATTGACCTTCGAGCCAACAACATTCGCCAGGTCTTCAG GGCTGATGGCTTCAAGTGTGGTTCCGACTGGACCAAAGCCGTGTTCAG CCCAGACAAAAACTTTGCCCTTGCTGGTTCTGCCGATGGCGGCCTCTACATCTGGAATTTGGACAGTGGCAAGCTGGAGACCAGCCTCTATGGGCCCCATAG CGTCTCCATCAATGCGGTGGCCTGGTGCTGTGCTGGAACACATGTCGTAAGCGTGGATCAGGGGAAGAAGGCTGTGCTTTGGAGTTAG
- the ATG16L2 gene encoding autophagy-related protein 16-2 isoform X1, which translates to MPGPGTLAPRSPLPSSCRWKLHIIRQLQQRDRRQKALFLDLVEAYHRLLEKSDLLAHITEKLPPEPPSELVHLPSGEEEKARPVLDSAQSPEDLRRKWEEEVDKVKLVCGEMAYQVVEKNMTLSSQDVMLEEQLGRLSALDARVHDLEETRQWLAEQVARQQDRIMEGKEAYDTLWAHTGHQEGALRQLEEEGRELVERLIQVKMQAAEDQNYCNERIERVKQARLSKELKKAMRRTVNISETLDPPNIVEAPAHKEELLEVETCEKRWKRPFRSASATSMTLARCMDVMKGLLDFRKRRGHSVSGTPEARYTSIPVCGVSCLPARAQDIQEAHRSEVNAVCFSSNSSLLATGGADRLIRLWNVVGGRLEADQMLEGAGGSVTSLEFEPSGCYLLAATYNKAAQLWKVGESQSKETLSGHTDKVTAAKFKLTRQQAVTGSRDRTVKEWDLNKVSCSRTIDGVSYCNDVVCGDHLIISGHNDQKIRFWDSRVPRCIQVIPVEGRVTSLSISSDQLHLLSCSRDDALKVIDLRANNIRQVFRADGFKCGSDWTKAVFSPDKNFALAGSADGGLYIWNLDSGKLETSLYGPHSVSINAVAWCCAGTHVVSVDQGKKAVLWS; encoded by the exons ATCACAGACTCTTGGAAAAATCAGACCTGTTGGCCCATATCACAGAAAAGCTGCCACCTGAACCTCCCAGTGAACTTGTTCATCTCCCTTCAGG ggaggaggagaaagcaaGGCCAGTGCTGGATTCTGCCCAGTCACCTGAGGACCTCAGAAGGAAATGGGAGGAAGAAGTGGATAAGGTCAAGTTGGTCTGTGGGGAG ATGGCATACCAAGTGGTAGAGAAGAATATGACCCTGAGCTCCCAGGATGTTATGCTGGAGGAGCAGCTGGGCAG GCTGTCAGCTCTGGATGCCAGGGTGCATGACTTAGAAGAGACACGTCAGTGGCTGGCGGAGCAGGTGGCCAGGCAGCAGGACAGGATCATGGAAGGGAAGGAGGCCTATGACACACTGTGGGCCCATACCGGCCACCAGGAAGGGGCCTTGAGACAGCTGGAGGAGGAAGGCCGTGAGCTAGTGGAAAGGCTGATCCAAGTCAAGATGCAAGCAGCTGAGGACCAGAATTACTGCAATGAGCGGATTGAGAG GGTCAAGCAAGCCAGGCTTTCCAAGGAGCTGAAGAAGGCCATGAGGAGGACAGTTAACATCTCTGA GACCCTGGACCCTCCAAACATTGTGGAGGCCCCTGCCCATAAGGAGGAGCTCTTGGAGGTAGAAACTTGTGAGAAACGATGGAAACGACCCTTTAG GTCGGCCTCCGCCACGTCCATGACCCTGGCACGCTGTATGGATGTGATGAAGGGGCTATTGGA TTTTAGGAAGAGAAGGGGTCATTCTGTGAGTGGGACCCCTGAGGCCCGATATACAAGTATTCCTGTGTGTGGGGTCTCCTGTCTCCCAGCCAGAGCTCAGGATATCCAG GAGGCTCACCGTTCTGAGGTTAATGCCGTCTGCTTCAGTTCCAACAGCAGCCTCCTGGCCACAGGCGGGGCTGATCGGCTCATCCGCCTCTGGAATGTGGTTGGAG GCCGCCTGGAAGCCGATCAGATGTTGGAAGGGGCCGGGGGGAGTGTGACGAGCCTGGAGTTTGAACCATCT GGCTGCTATTTGCTAGCAGCGACTTACAACAAAGCTGCCCAGCTCTGGAAGGTGGGCGAGAGCCAATCCAAG GAAACACTGTCTGGACACACAGACAAAGTGACAGCAGCCAAGTTCAAGCTGACCCGGCAGCAGGCAGTGACTGGGAGTCGAGACCGGACTGTGAAAGAGTGGGATCTCAATAAAGTGTCCT GCTCGCGAACTATCGATGGTGTCTCCTACTGCAACGACGTGGTATGTGGAGACCATCTCATCATCAGTGGTCACAACGACCAGAAGATTCGATTCTGGGACAGCAG GGTGCCCCGGTGCATACAGGTGATTCCTGTGGAGGGAAGGGTCACCTCTCTCAGCATCAGCAGTGACCAGCTGCACCTCCTCAGCTGCTCCCGGGATGATGCCCTTAAGGTCATTGACCTTCGAGCCAACAACATTCGCCAGGTCTTCAG GGCTGATGGCTTCAAGTGTGGTTCCGACTGGACCAAAGCCGTGTTCAG CCCAGACAAAAACTTTGCCCTTGCTGGTTCTGCCGATGGCGGCCTCTACATCTGGAATTTGGACAGTGGCAAGCTGGAGACCAGCCTCTATGGGCCCCATAG CGTCTCCATCAATGCGGTGGCCTGGTGCTGTGCTGGAACACATGTCGTAAGCGTGGATCAGGGGAAGAAGGCTGTGCTTTGGAGTTAG